A region of the Cardiocondyla obscurior isolate alpha-2009 linkage group LG03, Cobs3.1, whole genome shotgun sequence genome:
AACTTCCCCTGACTATCTACGTAAACGAGAAGGAGTTATGCGGGCGTCCTtaatacacacacatatatatagaCTTATATATAATCCCTCTTGCCTCGAATAATAACGGAATAACGAAGAGCCGAAGTGGAGAGACGCGACGCCTACGCGCACGATATTGTGCTGGCAAAGTCAATGAGATGTAATTGACTGATTCAGATGTAATAGGGCGTACCTATGTTGGATCCCGACGAAGATCGAGTCGCGCAATCCAAAATCGAGAGCGAGATTACGTCACTTTACCGATTCGCAATTCGTCGCCACCGCATAATAATGTTACGTAATCGGGCCTACAATGTTCAGCGAACGTGTTATACCTGCCTCGAAGTATATGGTTGAGAAGAATGAAGATTCCTGCGAGACTACGGCGCGAGTATAATTACGCGTTCAAATGCAATACGACCGTGACTGTCCACGACGATTTTTTTatggaggggaaaaaaaagaaaaagaacaaaaaaagagacgaTTAAAGGATGTGTGTTTTATTATGGATTTGAGAATAAAAGCGGTTGTCCCTTTATCACAACGTCGAGAAATTGTTAAGAAATAGCCTGCGCCATTTTGCGATAAGAAGCCcactcattttttattattaatatgaagCGGATGTTAGTGACGTAAAAGCGACGCGATGTTAGGATGTGACAGTAAAATTGACGTCAAAGTCGAATAATGTCTCACGCGATATCGACCGATATCTCACTTCTTCAATCATCAATGAATTGCGTCACATCACCTGTCGCCGTAGCAAAATGTCAAGTGAGGATAAGTCTTTTTGGTAAAACGATTAGATTTTCGCGCACCAACTTGGAAATGTGTCATTCGATGCGGAAAATTTCTTTACGCGGAGGAAATGTACGGCACCGAGATCATTTCGATTCAGGGTTAATTTCATTCTAACGAGGTCAGAGTGTACACGTTCCGGAAGATCGAATGATTAGGGACAATAGAGAATCGGATGTGAGAAGTCAAGTGTTCGGCTCGAGACGAAGTTCGTTCGATCGAGACGAAAGAATTCTTCATTTTTACGCttaaattacgttaatttcGGGATCGTAAATATtatggaattttattttacgaaaagtAAGTCGATGGTCTATAttgtttcataattatttctactgtcgtcttcttttatctttacttGTTACACGTGTATATTGAATTGGGAACGGTAATTTGTCTTAATGACTTTTGCACGGtgcaaaacaattattaatttgcaagtAGAAACGTGATATAATACGCTTTGCATCGATGAATTTGACAAACGACGTTAAATGAATAATGAcataataatatcaataatattaCCCTATTTTCCTCTCGCGTATACATGTATACGTAATAAATGAAGCAAAATAAACGCAAAGtgttttatttcgtatttgtTCTATCAAGTTTTATTCACGATTTTATGTCATTtgataattcttttctttttcttttttttttttttttttttttttttgctctgaAAAGTTTCGGGTTCTTAAgaattttcttcttaatttGACGTTGGAATTACGAAACACCTTTTTAACGAGATAAACACCGCTAGatttaaacgttttaataaataattagtagGGACATGATGAAACCTGTTTGTGATCTTTAAATTTACAACtaccttttaaaaatattattattattagctcGTTAGTAAAAGCTACTTATTACATttcttaacattttaattatatttaatataatattgtaaaacacgttgatatatttttttgtttgttttataTTCTTGCGTTGTACGAACAATTTGTTATAACTCGTATAATCCGAGGTAACTTTATGTAACATTGATGCTATTGTAATGCAAGAACAGTTAGGATTGATCAGTCAAAGTCACTTGAATGAAATCGTAATGCTGTTGGTGCAACAGATCCGTAAACAAACTTGCGATTTACGCCTCATGTACACGTGGACGTTCGTTTTCCCGCGTCGATCCACGCGAGAAGCGTGATCTAGAGTTGTACAACAACACGGGGGATGGGAGCTTTTTATTTGGACCGTGGTTATGATCTTACTTACTCGGGAAATCAGGCGGGGAGTAGCGATCTCTCGCAggaacgtttttcttttttcgcttcCCTCTTGACTAATTCGCGCCGAGAAATTCCTTTCAGCAGAGAGAGGGTGTCCTTCGCCGAGGGTGCCGGTAAGATGAAAATAGTCGAGGAGATTGGTCGATTCGTCTGTTTTTCTTCACGATCGAAAGCCCGGCGCGTCGATAGGGGTGCGAGCAGATTATCGAGATACACGTTGATTCTCGTCGAAGAGTTATCTGGGGTGAATGTTTCCGCGGCATCGCACTCGACGCGAAATTACGTACTCCCTACGTACGCATGATCACCGTGTTCTTCCAcctttctcaattaatttttagcaatGCTTTTCTACGAGTCTTAGCAGTCTAGTCGTTGGTAAATGGATAGTCGACGATCGACCGTCACCACCCGCGTCGCTTGGTCGACTAACTGGTTTGACTGGACTGCCTCTACCTCCACTCGTGCCTCCCCGTACACTCGGAGATTTTATTCCATCCCCACCAGAATCTGCCGGGTTTCCCCTTACCGACAAACCCCTATCCGTGACACCCACTCGCGATCCGACGTAGATGCTCGGGGGTGCGTGAACGTTGAGGGTGAACGCAAGCCTAGTCGTTGACCACGTAATTGATAGTTGACCGTATCATCCAAAGATCAATTAAAGGTCTGTTCCTCgtgacaaaaataattgtctAAAAAGAGCAATATTGACTCAACGTCATTAACGTCTTATTGACAGTCGATGCTGTCACCTGGATAATTAAAGAGTTTTTTGTTAAAGCACAACTATTTTACGGTACAATAATTTCGCCTTAAATTCACGATCGTGCactgtaattttatgtaattagtAAGGCTATATCATGCACCCCTGAAATTATGTCGTAAGATTCATTTTTCATACATTTATACTTCATTATACTTATTTTCACACGAATAGATAttatatctatttaatatCCGTGATTATCTTGCTTTGAGaggtaaaatattaactaaaaaataaattacatacatacgtatacaactttgaattttgtttttacgGTAGAAGTTTTAAGTTTAGAATTTCTCTGTTACTTGAAGCAAGTCTTTTATACAACTAATGGCTGTACCCAATTTAAGTAGTCAAGGTACTTACAGGCAAATTCTCGTTATCTATAGAGATATGAGAAGACTTGCATTTCCAACTTTGTTCAAGGCTGAAAGTTTCACAATGTGCCAACATTTGAAAAGTTTCACCTGTATCGTGAAAAGTTTCAAAATTTCCTATGCCAGTTAGTAAAGAATTCCTTgcttctaatttattttttacacaaaaattatctaagattttttaaatgcatgttatacatatataatatgtgTATGCGatagttaaattatatttaacgatatatttattttttctcgataatggttttttttttttttactcattcAAATCACCTTAAATAAAGTTAGGAATATTCCATTTTCGAAATTGCAATATGATTGATAGAAATACGTTACGTCAAAGTTTTGAAAACGGTGCACTAACTTTACGAAGATGTAATATAGGATATAAGGAAATTTTCCTACGTCAACTACGTTCttatcgcgcgaaaaattttccTTGTTCGCGGACAAACTCGTTTTCAAGTTTATGTTCAAGGTTACGAACGAAATAGCGTCGTACTTACGTCACGAGCATCGATTCGCGGACATTGACCCACCTAATTCCGCGCGATTGCAAGCATGTATCATCGTCGGTTTCGTGAGCAGGCAGCTCGCTAATCCGTGAGTCGAACACGCGAATTAAAAGACCTTGCCTGGGCACACctcgcataaattttttacggcGATTATTATTGTCGAAAAAAATGCTTTTCAATGGTCGGCTTGCCCACTTTTTCCCTCAACGTCGGAGCTTTAATATGATTGACCGGACGTAGTCGACCCTAGTCCATTTATagtcatttctttttctcggaTACAATCTATCGATTACCATTTCAGGCTGTTAAAGCTTCGAGATACTAGTGGGCAGCAGTAACATATCCACCCAATTGCCCCGTGTGGATTTTCCGTAacattctttctcttcctgtctctctcttttttttttttttttaaatatatatatgtatattgtcgCTAATTAAAAAGCACCGCGAACCGCACTAACGATTCACCGTGTTCTAATCAAACTCGACGTGAAAAAGTTTCGTTCACGCACAGCATTGAACGTCTGTAAAGTTAgccctttattttttaataaaaaaaaataaaaaaaaaaaaatttgagtttagatgaaattaattcttcaacATTGGTCAGCTGTTCGCTTGTATTTTGCATCGCGATAAAAGCGACTGTGCAGTACTATATTGTACTTAATAACAGTTTgatttactaaaaatatatacgcatTTGTCTCGATTATGACTCAACTGTGAAACAGTGTAGTAATAAAAACCTAAAAACGTTAAGGAAACCTACGTGGCCAAAATAGATGAGACGTTTAATGCCGTTGATGTGCCCTCTTTccataataattaactttcaaTCGCAATAGCTCAATCAATTCAATGTCGGCTATATCGCTTGAAATattcttgaatatttaaacACGAGGAGATTACATAATTTGTAATCTTCTGATATATTAACGAGTCAATAAAAGCGTGACATGGCAAACTGTTGACACGCGGAATTAATCTATAAGCGACACACGGCGCTGCAAACTGCGTTGCCACTCTCATCGATCACGACTACTTATACAGGTGTAGCTGTATACACGCTCATACGGGCGTAGCATATTATTGCCAATTTATCAAGTGCTACTCCTCCTTCATATTGAACTAGACAGCAAACAGATTTAATCTTAGCCGGAAACAACGAACACACATGGCTGTTGAATGGATGAAACAAATCAAAATTCAATTCAATCGAAAAACTGCTCttctgtattttatatacttgacgtaaattaaaaataaatttaaaacatatatgttTAACCAGCGAATattataactaaaaaaaaaaaaaagaaaaatctgtaaatgatggaaaaaaaagttgtaattaaattcacgttattattgaaaattggTTTAGAGTTTCATCgagaaaaattgatttcgatCGCGTTACCAATTATCAGACATCTCGAACGTACGTGACTCGCGTCGTTTTCTCGGCGATGCCATCCGCGCAAATCAGTCATCGGTTTTAATAAACCTCGTCTCTAGAGATGTCTGCACGCAATTGCTCGTGTAACAGGCAATATTTCAGCACGGTCGGATTACAGGTAGTGGAATCGTGTCGGAAGTAATAGTCGGCGGACGCGCGTGAAGAGTATACCGATCGTTGGGGACCGTTGACCACCGGCCAGACTCTCAGGAGATCGAATCTCAATTTGGCAGAAATGAAATTTCTTGCAGCCGCTTTGCGCGTAGGTGCTCGTGAATTCGCGAAACATCGGATATCTTGCACATTTTCAATAATACATTTGCGCTTTCCATTGCTGTTTATtgccgttttatttttcacgcggccaaaaatatatgtatacctataggtacatataatatattatacacaaacacaattttttttttttaattttcggttTTAGGTAGTTTGAGAACCGCGTCTtactaaaaaattagaaaaattgtatGCCATTGAATTGccgtcgtaaaaataaatgcataataaattgCGATATTACGTTGCAACGTTTTACgtatacaaaaagaaaaaaaaaggaaaatggaaattaattgtaatttcatggtatattagtttaatttcatcaaatctattttattgcattacattttacaggaatacattaaaaataataagtatacgtgtacgaaaaatatgtaagaaaattttctattactcggaaattagtaataatttacttaacaTTATCTATTTGCATTTCCCAAACTTCGTCGTCAGAGCTTTTCGGTAATAATTTCTCACAGAAGCTACGGAAGGAATACTGCTTTTCGCtctttaatacaattttgttCTCTAATGTCTTGATTAAAATGAAAGATGGCGAATCTGTGACATTTATTAAGTGacttacttaacaaatttgaAGCAGTCGCGGAATATTTGCTCGAAGCAAAATTATGTTACCCTCGAAAATACAGCTTTcgctctttaattatttacacgtGCTCGGATAAACGATAAGTCGTTCTATTTCTTCCTGTAAGGGGTTGGATAATCGGTGAGGAGGCTACCGGTGGAAACTATCGCCCCCGGTCCTCCTAGAATGCCACCTTTATTGGCAAACCAGCCGTTACCACCCAAGAAACCGGCAGGTTCTAATCGGTTCGTGTAGAAACCAGAGTCGTTCGGACCCAAAAAGTGCAGCAGGCCAGGTGCGTTTAGTTGCTTCGCTGTCACATTTTGCAGCACATTGATCCCCAGGTTGTTTAGAACTTCTTTCAATTGTAACAGACGATCTTGCAGGAACGATTGTGGCGAGAATTGTATTTTTTGCACCAGTGGCGTCAGGAACCATGACAATGGACCTGGTTTTGTCGTGGAGTTTTCCTTTAACTTGTCGAAacaattgcatttatattagtattttttttcttttttttttagagtacATTATaggcgatataaaattaaattataaaagatatatttttttttttaattacaaaattaattacatttgaaaatatttgcgatgctgcgagaatttatttacgaaaatgttattttctaattataattattaatttataaaagaatgcTTACTAATTGTACGGTAGTATCGATGGTACCAGCTGCCGAGTTTGTAGTATCAGTTAGTGCGGTCGCTTTTATTGAGGCCTCGTTAGTCGGCAAAGCAGAATCTTCCGATTCAAATGGATTTTTTTGGAGATCTGCGTTATCATGATCGATTTCATTGATGGATTCATCAATCGATATATTCAGCGGTTTCGCCTGTGCTATTCCAACCTTTagaaattttcatttatttccaTTACTGTGCGATAATATGTTATTGAAGAGTCAGCTATTTATAGATacttattacttattaaacgtataaagaatatataaaattaaaaaaaaaaaatttaagaaagtaACAcaagacaaaaatatataaaaatatatttaaaaaaattttattaaaagaatagaataaaaatgttaagaaaatctttttaattcttaaatgtCTTTGTTGTTGAGATTTACGGGCTTAATATCTTACCGTCGTAAGTAATAAGCACATAAATTTTGTCACTTTTGTCATCATTAGATGGAATATTGTGGCAAGATAGCTCCGGCACAAACGTTCTACGTAACTTATCCGTACGATGTGGAGTATACCGGTTAGACTTTACGAGCAACACATCGTATATATACTTAACTCCGTTTATATATGCCGTCTTATATGTAATGAGCTGAATATAATCATATAAGGGCGCCCACATACGTGTTATAACGGCAGACATGAAATCGCAATCGTGAATTTCGTTGAGAAACAAATCGCGAAGAGAAATGCTCCCGTTATTGCGCGGTACGTAGTCCCAGTTCCAATTTCAATGAAAATAAACAAACGTAAAACGTGCCTGCTCATTGCTCGATCATTAaatctgaatattaattacggcgCGATAATTTAATCCTTGGTCTTTTATTACGTTAGAATAAACTTTTTGCttgaagtaaaaaatatatttaatttctctaacGTAGGTAAGAAGTATGAGAATGTAATTCATTTTTAGAATCTTTGCGAAGAAAAGTAgcttaatgaatttttatcaagTATATATTTGACGatctcgaaattattttacgttaataaagTGTAATCTTCTATAAGATAACTATATTTTCGAAGTTGCAAACAGAACGATACGTGAGTCGTTCGAAAAACCGGTTGAGTCATTTTTCTTGATTGTTCTGGGACAAAGTTCTGTGACCGACTCTCCTTGAAAGAGCTGTTTCGAccgagaaattttattcttattggATCATTCTCGTGAAATCGTTATGAAGGTCAAAACTTTATGGATTCGTGGCTAATTTAAAGTAGAAGCAACATGTTTATCTGAGATgatttttaaaggaaaaaattcttacgttataataaaatgataaaagaaacaatatttatacgttttttaGTTAGAAATAGGTAAATACGATATTGTTACTTGAAAGtctcgcgaaatttttttgtGTTGACCTCACTGTGCTTAAATCGGTTTTTCATCGAAGTCGCTCacttggaaaaaaattgactCTATGCCATAAAGGAAAAGTTCGAACGtcaaaatgcaataaaaaaaaaaaaaaaatgaaaaaagcgATGCTGTCGTTGGTCAGAGTGGAGTGATTGAGTTATTAAACCTCGAAGTTGATTAAAACGGAAAATGGAAGAAGCGAATATAGCTATGGGAATAACTGGATTATAGATCAGGGATAGTAATATGTACATACGCGTGCAGAATGCGTATTTCCATTAcgtaaaagtatttattaaaaattgtatatttattatctgtgatttttgcaaaattttataaatatttgattaattttaaatggaaaatCTTAACACTTTTATATCTTCGGTCGGGATGTAATGTtgatttagataaattattccAACGATCCATTTATAAGAGTTTGATGTATGCACGGGGTCCCCGTATATAAATcgtatatttcaattaaagaGAGATCGGGGACGAATGCATAGCGGGAAGTACGTCAGCTTGAAACGTGGATGGCATACGGATGATGGCTTAGTTTAGGCATCATGCTGTGATTTACCCATCGACACCAATAAACATCGGCTCGCGGCCACATGTGCACCTAGCCGGCTCGTCACGCAATTAACGATCCTGTATAGGGACCCGCTCGTTTACATACGCGATCGCGTAAGAGTGTGGAGGTGTGCGGCGCCGAGGACGACCTGGGACCGTTATGAGTCTTTTCGAGACCAGTCTTGTCCCAACGGCTGTCCGCGAGCCTCGACACAATCGGTGAAAATCGTGAATCTCTTGGCAAATTGTCTTAAATATtcttacaatataaaaataattcaattgtttaattttgtttctgaATAATCTTTGAATTATCTAcgaatatctttaattttttttttaatttaaaattttttaagaccAGTGTTCACGATTTTGACATTTAAACTTGTACATTTCTTAAAGTGATTCTTGCCATTGAATAAGCTTATGTCGCAGACTGAtttgtgaatttttattaacaataagtGTTTATCTGAACAAgtggaaattattttggatTGATAGAAAAGATAATATCTCGTGAGTCATGAAGATATTATGTAGTCTAATGGTGCTAATGATTTTCCGGCAGgcaagtaatatttaatataatatcgtgttatttaattttaaactcttaatatttaacattcaGTCCAATACATAATTTGAGCAACAGTTAATGTTCTACGAggaatgtaaatttta
Encoded here:
- the LOC139101397 gene encoding uncharacterized protein gives rise to the protein FLKVGIAQAKPLNISIDESINEIDHDNADLQKNPFESEDSALPTNEASIKATALTDTTNSAAGTIDTTVQLLKENSTTKPGPLSWFLTPLVQKIQFSPQSFLQDRLLQLKEVLNNLGINVLQNVTAKQLNAPGLLHFLGPNDSGFYTNRLEPAGFLGGNGWFANKGGILGGPGAIVSTGSLLTDYPTPYRKK